The genome window AAGCCAAAATCAGGGCATCGGTGCCGGAGTTGCAGCCAACGCACTCGGAAACGCCGATGTAGTCGGCGAACTCTCGTTCAAAACTCTTCACGACTGGGCCGCCTACGTAGCCGCCAGAGGCAAGCACTTTTTGCACCGCAGCGGTTATCTCGTCGCCAAGGAGCGCGTATTGGCGGGTTAAGTCGAGGGGGGGAACATTATTCACTCTTCACACCATAAATTTCAAGCATTATCAAAGCAAATTCTTGCAGCAAAACTGTTTCTCAGAAACCTTTATTGCAATATCTTATATTTGGACAGGCAAACAATCACATTATCGAAAGGGTGGGCCGGTGTTAATTCTGCTAGATTTTACAGATTTGGGTTGGGCTTTGGGGATGGTGGCGATCGCGATCGGGCTTTCGGCGTGGCAGGGATTGGGATTGGAGGGGGCGATCGCGATCGCCGCAGGGCGCACCCTGATCCAGCTAATCTTAGTCGGGTACGTGCTCGCAGTCATATTTGACCCGGAGGGGAAAAATCCTTGGCTGGTTTTAGCAGTTTTAGCAATCATGCTGACAACAGCTAGCATGGTTGCCAGCAACCGCATCAGCAAAAAAATCAAGAACTTACTGCCCTTAGTTTGGGGTTCAATTTTGATAAGTACGGCCTTGACTCTCGCCTATACAAACTTGCTAATTTTGCAGCCTGACCCTTGGTACGAACCGCAATACCTGATTCCTTTAGCGGGTATGATTTTGGGCAATGCTATGAACTCCGGGGCGATCGCAGGCGAAAGACTTCTCAGTACAGTTAATAGCAGCCAGTTAGAAATAGAAACCCATTTAAGTTTAGGTTCGACGCCGCAGCAAGCAGTAAAACAGTACCGCAAAGATGCGATCAAAGCTGGATTAATCCCGACATTAAACACAATGACCGTGGTAGGAATCGTAACTTTACCCGGAATGATGACAGGTCAAATGCTCAGCGGTGTCAGTCCTCTCGATGCAGCATCTTACCAGATTTTAATTATGTTTGTGTTAGCGCTGGCAACTTTAATAGCAACTCTGCTGTTGACTGAGGGATTGTCCCGGAAGTTTTTCAATCAAGATGCACAATTGATCAAATGGTAATTGGGCATGGGGCATGGGGCATGGGGCATTGATAATTGGGCATTGGGCATTGGGCATTGGGCATTGGCTCGCGCAGGGCATTAGCCCGCGCACGGCATTGGGAATATAATGTAGGTAGGAACTTGCATTTGGCACTATTTTTAGGAACAGGCAAGATGCCTGGGTGCATCTCACTTTGGCACATATATCAAATTGAAAGTTGACCGTTGAGATAAGCACAGCGAAGAGCAAGGATAGAGGAAACGTTCTCAATATTCCACCCGGCCCCCGATATTTTCACCCTTAATCCAATGCGTTTTATTGTTGATTCCACTGTTCCAGAACCAATCGAACTTATGGATTCTTCTTTGTAGTATTGGTAATTTACTATTCGGCAGCGATGGGTCTCTAAATAATTGCAAAACGTTTTAAATGCTCGATCTTTAAAGTATTTAAATAAATCTATAACTTCATCTATTTTGCCTTGCCATAACATATTTTCTGCTGATTTCAATTGTTTTATTGAACCCCCTACCTTGTAGAGATTTTCTTTGATATGATACCAATCTAAGATTTCTTGTCTTTGTTCATTGTCTCCAATTTCTTTAAATATGTTCCAAATTCCGGCATGGCCATCTCCGAGGCAATACATAGGATGTAGTAATTTTTGGCTATTAGTCCAATCAATTAAATCTTGATTATTTTGAAAAAACGCTCCCGCATAAATATTATCTAAACACACGGCTTTATAGTCTTTCCAGTAACAGCTCTCGCCCTTGGTTGCGTTGCGTAGTCTGACTTTACCGCCATCCAATGTAATTTCTTTGACTCCTTGTTGAGATGTAGGCAATTCCAATTCTTGTCTTTTGACTAATCTTTGTAATGTACTGTGAGAAATTTTGATCCCAGTAAATTTTTCCAAATCTTTTTCTGCCATTTGATAAGATTCGTTAGCACTGATTAAAAGACAGCAATTTTCCATCAGGGGACTAAATTGACTGTAAGCTTTTAAGCCAAAATATTTTGCCTGATTATCTGTAATGTCGAGCGATCCGATTATTGATTTTATTTTTCGGGGTTTTCCTGTTTGAATTCCTGATACTGCTGAAAAAAAAAGCTACCTATTTCTGGACCAACCTCTGATAACATTTTCTGACGGACTGCTTTTTCTATACTTTCAAAAGTTTTTAACTCAGTTGGCTCTGTATTTCTGTAAAGAATTTTTGCTACCGCTTTTAAGTGGGCTTTTAGTTGTTGTTGGTCTGAGGGTGTCATTTTATTTACCTCATCTTTATTT of Oscillatoria nigro-viridis PCC 7112 contains these proteins:
- a CDS encoding ISKra4 family transposase (programmed frameshift), whose amino-acid sequence is MTPSDQQQLKAHLKAVAKILYRNTEPTELKTFESIEKAVRQKMLSEVGPEIGSFFFPAVSGIQTGKPRKIKSIIGSLDITDNQAKYFGLKAYSQFSPLMENCCLLISANESYQMAEKDLEKFTGIKISHSTLQRLVKRQELELPTSQQGVKEITLDGGKVRLRNATKGESCYWKDYKAVCLDNIYAGAFFQNNQDLIDWTNSQKLLHPMYCLGDGHAGIWNIFKEIGDNEQRQEILDWYHIKENLYKVGGSIKQLKSAENMLWQGKIDEVIDLFKYFKDRAFKTFCNYLETHRCRIVNYQYYKEESISSIGSGTVESTIKRIGLRVKISGAGWNIENVSSILALRCAYLNGQLSI
- a CDS encoding ABC transporter permease; translated protein: MLILLDFTDLGWALGMVAIAIGLSAWQGLGLEGAIAIAAGRTLIQLILVGYVLAVIFDPEGKNPWLVLAVLAIMLTTASMVASNRISKKIKNLLPLVWGSILISTALTLAYTNLLILQPDPWYEPQYLIPLAGMILGNAMNSGAIAGERLLSTVNSSQLEIETHLSLGSTPQQAVKQYRKDAIKAGLIPTLNTMTVVGIVTLPGMMTGQMLSGVSPLDAASYQILIMFVLALATLIATLLLTEGLSRKFFNQDAQLIKW